One window of Mastacembelus armatus chromosome 20, fMasArm1.2, whole genome shotgun sequence genomic DNA carries:
- the LOC113121874 gene encoding NACHT, LRR and PYD domains-containing protein 12-like — translation MSLCGGEEEDRPGSEGSSCLSMKSDWSKDNPPEFSLEPGPPDSGDRTRTQGSEEQCLSSCALCQDVLKDPVSTSCGHWFCRQCITSYGDQSGSPGDCPCPQCGKRPRTMNSGLQEVLDQHKTSLRSRCERVTEGPDPTGSGTLLKRIYTNLYITEGLSEEVNTQHEVRQLETTYKVMKIRKEDKDEKDKIHYDNSIKCHEIFKILPKKEKQADKRGLSDKDRPIRVVLTNGVAGVGKTFSVQKFSLDWAEGSDNQDVSLLVLLSFRELNLIKDEQISLLRLLHVFHPTLQKVTAEQLAVCKVLFIFDGLDESRLSLDFTNRKVVSDVTQEASVNELLTNLIQGNLLPSALVWITSRPAAANGIPPTCVDRLTEVRGFTDAQKDEYFRRRSRDEELSSRIISHIKASRSLHIMCQIPVFCWITATVLEHMLTTEQRGELPKTLTDLYSHFLLVQTNRKKHKYHEGHETSPRQLTKADTKVLLKLGRLAFEQLEEGNILFYQEDLEYCGLDVPEASVYSGVCTEVFKRESVIFQKSVYCFVHLSVQEFLAAVYMVHCYTDRKTQVLEKFLGGKMYSNREYENRCHYETILSLGKHSTLDKFLLGAMKKSLDSKSGHLDLFVRFLHGLCLESNQRVLGGLLGQTETSPGTIQRAINNLKEMKRFNRFDKFLSDPDRSINIFHCLMELNDHSVHQEIQEFLKSGNRSWKKLSEIQCSALAYMLQMSEEVLDELDLKKYNTSDQGRLRLIPAVRNCRKAKLSDCGLSETHCEVVASALKSNPSHLTELDLSWNRDLLDPGVQQLCGGLQSPHCRLETLRLFGCRLSETSCGYLVSALKSNPSHLRHLDLSQNNLQDPGVQQLCGGLQSPDCRLETLRLEKCWLSKISCGYLVSALKSNPSHMRHLDLSENNLYDPGVQQLCGGLQSPDCRLETLRLGNCRLSETSCGYLVSALKSNPSHLRHLDLSGNNLHDPGVQQLCRVLQSPDCRLETLRLWSCSLSETSCGYLVSALKSNPSHLRHLDLSHNDLQDPGVQQLCGGLQSPDCRLETLRLWGCRLSETSCGYLVSALKSNPSHLRELDLRWNNLLDPGVQQLCDLVQSPDCSLQTLRWK, via the exons ATGAGTCTTTGtgggggggaagaggaggacagaccagggtctgaaggatccagctgtctgtccatgaagagtgactggTCCAAAGATAATCCTCCAGAATTCAGTCTTGAACCTGGACCCCCAGACTCAGG GGACAGGACCAGGACTCAGGGCTCTGAGGAGCAGTGtctgtccagctgtgctttgtgcCAGGACgtcctgaaggatccagtctcTACCAGCTGTGGACACTGGTTCTGCAGACAGTGCATCACATCATACGgggaccagtctggttcaccagGAGACTGTCCCTGTCCCCAGTGTGGAAAAAGACCCAGAACCA tgaactctggtctgcaggaggttttagatcaacataagaccagCCTGAGGAGCagatgtgaacgtgtgactgaaggacctgatccaacaggaagtggaaccctcctcaaAAGGATCTACACTAAtctctacatcacagagggactgagtgaagaggttaatacccaacatgaggtcaggcagctggagaccacttACAAGGTAATGAAGATAAGAAAAGAAGATAAGGATGAGAAAGACAAGATCCACTATGACAACTCAATTAAATGTCATGAAATCTTTAAAATCCTacctaagaaagaaaaacaggcagacaaaCGAGGTTTGTCTGACAAAGATagacccatcagagtggttctgaccaacggcgtcgctggtgttggaaaaaccttctcagtgcagaagttcagtctggactgggcagagggctcagacaaccaagacgtcagtctgctggtcctgctttcgttcagggagctgaacctgatcaaagatgagcagatcagtcttctcaggctgctccatgttttccatccaacattacagaaggtcacagcagagcagctggctgtctgtaaagttctgttcatctttgacggcctggatgaaagcagactttcactggatttcaccaacaggaaggtggtgtctgatgtcacacaggaggcctcggtcaacgagctgctgacaaacctcatccaggggaatctgcttccctcggctctggtctggataacttcccgacccGCGGCGGCCAATGGGATCCCTCCtacgtgtgtggacaggctgacagaagtccgaggcttcacAGACGCCCAGAAGgacgagtacttcaggaggaggtccagggatgaagagctgtccagcagaatcatctcacacatcaaggcatccaggagcctccacatcatgtgtcaaatcccagtcttctgctggatcactgctacagttctggagcacatgttgaccacagagcagagaggagagctgcccaagaccctgactgacctgtactcacacttcctgctggttcagacaaacaggaagaagcacaagtaccatGAGGGACATGAGACGAGTCCACGGCAGCTGACGAAAGCTGACACGaaagttcttctgaagctggggaggctggcgtttgaacagctggaggaaggaaacatcctgttctaccaagaagacctggagtattgtggtctggatgtcccagaggcctcggtgtactcaggagtctgtacagaggtcttcaaaagagagagtgtgatcttccagaaatcagtctactgctttgttcatctgagtgttcaggagtttctggctgcagtctacatggtccactgttacactgacaggaagacacaggtactggaGAAGTTCCTGGGTGGAAAGATGTACTCCAATAGGGAATATGAAAATCGATGCCATTATGAGACAATCTTGTCCCTGGGAAAACATTCAACATTGGATAAATTCCTGTTGGGAGCCATGAAGAAATCCTTGGAcagtaaaagtggccacctggacctgtttgtccgctttcttcatggcctctgtctggaatccaaccagagagtcttaggaggcctgctgggtcagacagagaccagtccaggaaccatccagagagctatcaacaacctgaaggagatgaaGAGATTTAACAGATTTGACAAATTTCTGTCAGatcctgacagaagcatcaacatcttccactgtctgatggagctgaacgaccactcagtccatcaggagatccaagagttcctgaagtcagggaacagatcatGGAAGAaactctctgagatccagtgctcagctctggcctacatgctgcagatgtcagaggaggttctggatgagttggacctgaagaagtacaacacatcagaccagggacgactgagactgattccagctgtgaggaactgcagaaaggctaa actttctgactgtggactctcagagactcactgtgaagtcgtggcctcagctctgaagtccaacccctcccatctgacagaactggacttGAGCTGGAACAGAGACCTGctggatccaggagtgcagcagctgtgtggtggactgcagagtccacactgtagactggagactctgag gttgtttggctgcaggttgtcagagaccagctgtggttatctggtctcagctctgaagtccaacccctcccatctgagacacctggacctgagtcaaAACAACttgcaggatccaggagtgcagcaactgtgtggtggactgcagagtccagactgtagactggagactctgag gttggagaagTGCTGGTTGTCAAAgatcagctgtggttatctggtctcagctctgaagtccaacccctcccatatgagacacctggacctgagtgaGAACAACCTGTatgatccaggagtgcagcagctgtgtggtggactgcagagtccagactgtagactggagactctgag gttggggaactgcaggttgtcagagaccagctgtggttatctggtctcagctctgaagtccaacccctcccatctgagacacctggacctgagtggAAACAACCTGCatgatccaggagtgcagcagctgtgtcgtgtactgcagagtccagactgtagactggagactctgag gttgtggagctgcagtttgtcagagaccagctgtggttatctggtctcagctctgaagtccaacccctcccatctgagacacctggacctgagtcacaacgacctgcaggatccaggagtgcagcagctgtgtggtggactgcagagtccagactgtagactggagactctgag gttgtggggctgcaggttgtcagagaccagctgtggttatctggtctcagctctgaagtccaacccctcccatctgagagaactggacctgaggTGGAACAACCTGctggatccaggagtgcagcagctgtgtgatcttgtccagagtccagactgtagcctgcagactctgag gtggaAGTGA